A genomic stretch from Candidatus Brocadiaceae bacterium includes:
- the dxr gene encoding 1-deoxy-D-xylulose-5-phosphate reductoisomerase, with translation MKIKNIVVLGSTGSVGKNTLEVVRNLKDKIRVVGLSSNSQWELLAEQIKEFKPANAAINSDNFAEKLKSSIPDNQTNILTGNNCLREIVLQEDVDIVVSAVVGAVGLSAAITTVEQGKYLALANKESLVMAGHLVMPLAKTNQILPVDSEHSAIFQALQSGKQKEIKRVIITASGGPFYQYPVEKLSEVTPSQALKHPTWQMGQKITIDSATMMNKALEIIEAKWLFGLSVEQIEVVIHPQSIIHSLVEFCDGSVIAQMGMPDMKVPIQYALTYPERNNLDVQPLDLPTIGSLTFKKPNLEKFPALRLGYQAARKGGTMGATLNAANEVAVQAFLDGQIRFTEISSYVEEVINNHCFIQNPCLDDILSADIWARKEIKKCLF, from the coding sequence ATGAAAATAAAAAATATAGTCGTTCTTGGTTCTACCGGCTCTGTTGGTAAAAATACCCTTGAAGTTGTTCGGAATTTAAAGGATAAAATTCGGGTGGTTGGGCTCTCATCAAATTCTCAATGGGAATTACTTGCTGAGCAGATTAAAGAATTTAAACCCGCAAATGCTGCCATAAACAGTGACAATTTTGCAGAAAAACTAAAAAGCTCCATACCGGACAATCAAACGAACATACTCACTGGAAACAATTGTTTACGTGAGATTGTTTTGCAGGAGGATGTGGATATTGTCGTTTCTGCAGTGGTCGGTGCGGTCGGTTTATCGGCAGCCATTACAACAGTAGAACAAGGAAAATACCTTGCATTGGCAAACAAGGAATCCTTGGTAATGGCCGGTCATTTGGTAATGCCACTGGCGAAAACAAATCAGATACTACCGGTAGACAGCGAACATAGCGCAATATTTCAGGCGCTTCAGTCCGGTAAACAGAAAGAAATAAAACGTGTTATTATTACCGCATCAGGCGGTCCTTTTTATCAATATCCTGTAGAGAAACTCTCAGAGGTAACTCCTTCGCAGGCCCTGAAACACCCTACGTGGCAGATGGGACAAAAAATCACCATTGATTCTGCCACAATGATGAATAAGGCGCTGGAAATTATTGAGGCAAAATGGTTATTTGGTCTGAGTGTGGAACAAATCGAAGTGGTGATACACCCGCAATCGATAATTCATTCTCTCGTGGAATTTTGTGATGGATCGGTTATTGCCCAGATGGGAATGCCTGACATGAAGGTGCCAATCCAGTATGCATTAACCTATCCGGAGAGAAACAACCTGGATGTACAACCATTGGATCTGCCAACGATAGGAAGTCTTACCTTCAAGAAACCTAATTTGGAAAAATTTCCAGCATTGCGACTGGGTTATCAGGCTGCCAGGAAAGGAGGAACTATGGGTGCAACGCTTAATGCTGCCAACGAAGTTGCAGTACAAGCTTTCCTTGACGGCCAAATTCGATTTACAGAAATCTCTTCGTATGTCGAAGAGGTAATTAATAATCATTGTTTCATTCAAAATCCCTGCCTGGATGATATTTTATCGGCTGACATCTGGGCAAGGAAGGAGATTAAAAAATGCCTTTTTTAA
- a CDS encoding SLC13 family permease → MPDINVLLVLAVVVAAMYLFISGKLRVDLTALCVLVVLIVLGLIDTNQALYGFASSATAIITAMFVLSAGLVRTGLVEWLARHIDRLAGKTESRLVIVLCVTIAFLSAFIINTATVAIFIPVAIMLAKSRKISPSRALMPLSFASQFGGVCTLIGTSTNILVNSIATSKGMDAFRFFEFAPLGLAMTVAGIIYLIVARWLLPKRKGEEQQVDRYHLAEYLAELKVTEKSLLLGKTWEKSKVTASEKVDLIKCIRNEKATSKPLKTKMRDGDILLLHGKMDKLIAMQDKYGLKLHAKVKMDDQKISSDAIKLIEVIIPPQSKLVSRSLQSFDFFRRYGCIVLAVQRRGKIIRDRVAEVLLEDGDTLLLEVDKDDVPRLLRSHDLVVTNELTELYIRKDKAVIALSLFLSVVILTVLQIIPILAAALIGAVGMVVGKCITIEEAYEAIDWKVIFLLGGILPLGLAMEQSGAALWLVNTILGPFAGCGPLVILAILYLITAVLTELMSNNAAAVIIAPIGLSIAASLEVDPRPFLVAITFAASTSFATPIGYQTNTMIYAPGGYRFMDFARVGTPLNLIFWGLAVLFIPILWPF, encoded by the coding sequence ATGCCAGACATAAACGTTCTCTTGGTTCTTGCTGTGGTTGTTGCCGCAATGTACCTTTTTATTTCCGGGAAACTTCGGGTTGACCTGACAGCCTTGTGTGTACTGGTTGTCTTGATTGTGCTGGGGTTAATCGACACGAATCAGGCTCTCTACGGTTTTGCAAGCTCAGCGACGGCAATCATTACTGCCATGTTTGTATTGAGTGCAGGACTCGTACGGACCGGTCTGGTGGAATGGTTGGCACGCCATATAGACAGACTGGCCGGAAAAACTGAGTCACGGCTTGTCATCGTTCTCTGTGTTACCATTGCTTTTCTTTCCGCATTTATCATAAATACTGCTACGGTCGCTATTTTTATTCCCGTTGCAATCATGCTTGCGAAGTCCAGAAAAATTTCCCCTTCCCGGGCGCTGATGCCACTCTCATTCGCAAGCCAATTTGGAGGTGTATGCACCTTGATCGGCACCTCTACCAATATTCTGGTTAACTCAATTGCAACAAGCAAGGGCATGGATGCCTTTCGTTTTTTCGAATTTGCGCCGTTGGGCCTGGCCATGACCGTTGCCGGTATCATCTATCTGATTGTGGCCCGCTGGCTTCTTCCAAAACGTAAGGGGGAAGAGCAGCAGGTGGACCGATATCACCTTGCTGAATACTTGGCAGAATTAAAGGTCACGGAAAAATCCCTGCTGCTTGGCAAGACCTGGGAAAAGAGCAAAGTAACTGCGAGTGAAAAAGTGGACCTCATTAAGTGTATACGAAACGAAAAGGCCACTTCAAAGCCTTTAAAGACAAAGATGAGGGATGGGGATATTCTCCTGCTTCACGGTAAAATGGATAAACTTATCGCCATGCAGGATAAATACGGCCTGAAATTACATGCAAAGGTAAAAATGGATGATCAAAAAATTAGTTCCGATGCAATAAAACTGATTGAGGTGATTATTCCGCCACAGTCAAAACTGGTGAGTCGTTCATTACAAAGCTTTGATTTCTTTCGCCGGTATGGTTGCATTGTCCTCGCAGTACAGCGTCGAGGGAAAATCATACGAGACCGCGTGGCGGAGGTCCTTCTTGAAGATGGGGATACACTGCTTTTGGAGGTTGACAAAGATGATGTCCCCCGGCTGTTGAGGTCTCATGACCTGGTCGTGACCAACGAATTAACCGAATTGTATATTCGCAAGGACAAGGCCGTTATCGCATTGTCTCTGTTTCTGTCGGTAGTAATTTTAACAGTGTTACAGATAATACCGATCCTTGCTGCAGCGCTGATTGGTGCTGTCGGCATGGTTGTAGGAAAATGCATTACTATAGAAGAGGCCTATGAGGCTATCGACTGGAAGGTTATCTTTCTGCTTGGAGGTATTCTGCCATTGGGTCTTGCTATGGAACAAAGCGGCGCCGCTCTCTGGCTGGTAAATACGATATTAGGGCCTTTTGCTGGTTGTGGTCCCCTTGTTATTCTGGCGATCCTGTATTTGATCACTGCGGTACTTACGGAACTTATGTCAAATAATGCTGCTGCCGTGATTATTGCACCTATTGGACTGTCCATCGCTGCTTCTTTGGAAGTGGACCCCAGGCCGTTTCTGGTTGCAATAACGTTTGCCGCATCAACCAGCTTTGCAACACCGATAGGATATCAGACAAACACGATGATTTATGCTCCGGGTGGCTACCGGTTCATGGATTTTGCACGCGTTGGTACGCCTCTGAACCTGATCTTCTGGGGATTGGCAGTGCTTTTCATACCTATATTGTGGCCGTTCTGA
- the ispG gene encoding flavodoxin-dependent (E)-4-hydroxy-3-methylbut-2-enyl-diphosphate synthase — protein sequence MIQRRKAREVNVGGVLIGGNNLVSVQTMTKTHTEDIDATVQQIKELEAAGCHIVRVAVPTIVTARCLGAIKRQITIPLVADIHFGHHLALAAIAQGVDKIRINPGNMKDKKKLEEVVTAAKDKGVPIRIGVNSGSVRGEGEEHEDLTTLMVKTVLRYCEHFESLGFKDIVLSLKASNVPSTLDAYRQIALQCDYPLHLGVTAAGPPSLATIKSAIGIGGLLSEGIGDTLRVSYTGASLLEIEAGYDILEALGLYKRQRTDLISCPTCGRCEIDLVNIVEQVRQRLPADKKNLQIAIMGCVVNGPGEAREVDIGIAGGKGFGFLFKKGEKVKKVPEDRMVDELLEEIAHMS from the coding sequence ATGATTCAAAGACGTAAAGCCCGGGAAGTCAATGTTGGTGGTGTCTTAATTGGAGGAAATAACCTTGTTTCCGTCCAAACAATGACCAAGACACACACCGAGGATATCGATGCTACCGTTCAGCAGATTAAAGAACTGGAAGCAGCCGGATGCCATATCGTGAGGGTGGCAGTTCCAACCATTGTTACCGCAAGGTGTCTTGGAGCTATTAAAAGGCAGATAACTATTCCGTTAGTTGCTGACATACATTTTGGTCATCACCTGGCGCTTGCGGCTATTGCTCAGGGTGTTGATAAAATCCGAATAAATCCGGGAAATATGAAGGATAAGAAGAAGCTGGAGGAGGTTGTCACAGCAGCTAAAGACAAGGGTGTACCCATTCGTATTGGTGTTAATTCTGGTTCCGTACGTGGTGAAGGAGAAGAACACGAAGATCTGACAACGCTGATGGTAAAAACAGTGCTTCGATATTGCGAGCATTTTGAATCATTGGGATTTAAAGATATAGTGCTATCGCTGAAGGCATCAAATGTTCCCTCCACTCTGGATGCTTACCGTCAAATTGCTCTCCAATGTGACTATCCGTTACATCTGGGAGTCACAGCCGCAGGCCCTCCAAGTCTGGCCACAATTAAATCAGCGATTGGCATCGGAGGCCTGCTTTCTGAAGGCATCGGGGATACCTTGCGGGTTTCTTATACGGGGGCTTCCCTTCTGGAGATTGAGGCAGGGTATGACATTCTTGAGGCGTTAGGGCTTTACAAACGTCAGAGGACGGACCTTATTTCTTGTCCTACCTGTGGTAGGTGCGAAATTGATCTGGTAAATATTGTTGAGCAAGTAAGGCAACGCTTACCTGCTGACAAGAAAAATCTCCAGATTGCTATCATGGGATGTGTAGTAAATGGTCCGGGTGAAGCACGGGAGGTTGATATTGGCATTGCTGGCGGTAAAGGATTCGGGTTTCTTTTTAAGAAGGGTGAAAAGGTAAAAAAGGTACCAGAAGACCGTATGGTCGATGAACTTCTGGAAGAAATTGCCCACATGTCATGA